From Corynebacterium sp. BD556, the proteins below share one genomic window:
- a CDS encoding ABC transporter ATP-binding protein, translating into MTHETPLLQVRDLTVSFPSEAGTVEAVRGVDFDLNAGRTLSIVGESGSGKSVTSMAVMGLLPEYAKISGSVKFKGEELLGKSDKEMSAIRGSGISMIFQDPLSALTPVFDIGSQLVEAIQAHQKIPKAKALDRAAELLDLVGIPEPRKRLKSFPHEFSGGMRQRVVIAIAIANNPSLIIADEPTTALDVTIQAQILDLIKLAQRETGAACIMITHDMGVVANIADDVLVMYGGRPVEMADVNTLFTAPRMPYSIGLLGSTPRVDQPSTEPLTYIEGNPPRLIGIENRCQFAPRCPIATHDCLAGEPALVPHDGDASHKVACIRANEIDDGTINGQPLYPAPVLPEDSLAHIPRDEREITLEVENLNKVFPLTKGALVKRKVGEVHAVKNVSFDLRAGECMAIVGESGSGKTTTLLEIMDLDPAEGSRIVLCGRDASTFSRAQRQSARRDVQMVFQDPMSSLNPRMTVREILLEPLESLGYEGDFDARIAELMRTVGLDATHIDRFPGHFSGGQRQRIGLARALATNPRVIVLDEPVSALDVSIQAGVINLLESLKRELGLSYLFVAHDLSVVRHLSDRVAVMYKGDFVEFGDADEIFDNPQHPYTKALLSAIPIPDPKVERTRKRTVFNV; encoded by the coding sequence ATGACACACGAAACCCCCTTGCTTCAGGTGCGCGACCTCACAGTGTCCTTCCCCTCAGAAGCCGGCACCGTCGAGGCTGTCCGCGGCGTGGACTTCGACCTGAACGCGGGACGCACGTTGAGCATCGTCGGTGAGTCCGGTTCTGGTAAGTCTGTCACTTCGATGGCCGTTATGGGGCTGCTTCCCGAGTATGCAAAGATTTCCGGTTCTGTGAAGTTCAAAGGTGAGGAACTTCTCGGCAAATCTGACAAAGAAATGTCCGCGATCCGCGGCTCCGGAATCTCCATGATCTTCCAGGACCCCCTGTCGGCTCTGACTCCAGTGTTCGATATTGGCAGCCAACTCGTGGAGGCAATTCAAGCCCACCAGAAGATACCGAAAGCGAAGGCCCTCGACCGCGCCGCGGAGCTGCTGGACCTGGTGGGTATTCCCGAGCCGCGCAAGCGCCTGAAGTCATTTCCGCACGAGTTCTCGGGCGGTATGCGCCAGCGGGTGGTGATCGCCATCGCGATTGCCAACAACCCGAGTTTGATCATCGCTGATGAGCCGACCACAGCTCTCGACGTGACAATCCAGGCGCAGATCCTCGATTTGATCAAACTCGCCCAGCGTGAGACCGGCGCGGCCTGCATCATGATCACCCACGACATGGGTGTGGTAGCCAACATCGCAGACGACGTGCTAGTCATGTACGGTGGTCGCCCCGTCGAGATGGCTGATGTAAACACCCTTTTCACCGCCCCACGCATGCCCTATTCCATCGGGTTGCTGGGCTCGACGCCGCGCGTCGACCAGCCTTCGACAGAGCCGCTGACCTACATCGAAGGCAACCCGCCGCGACTGATCGGGATTGAAAACCGCTGCCAGTTCGCCCCGCGCTGCCCCATCGCCACCCACGACTGCCTCGCGGGCGAGCCTGCCCTCGTGCCCCATGACGGCGATGCCTCACACAAGGTCGCCTGCATCCGGGCGAACGAGATCGACGACGGCACCATCAACGGCCAACCCCTCTACCCCGCTCCGGTGTTGCCGGAGGATTCGCTCGCCCACATTCCACGCGATGAGCGCGAAATAACCCTTGAGGTGGAAAACTTAAACAAGGTTTTCCCCTTGACCAAAGGTGCTTTGGTCAAACGCAAGGTAGGCGAAGTCCACGCGGTCAAAAATGTTTCTTTCGACCTGCGCGCCGGCGAATGCATGGCGATTGTCGGAGAATCCGGCTCCGGCAAGACCACCACCTTGCTGGAAATCATGGACCTCGACCCCGCCGAAGGCAGCCGCATTGTGTTGTGCGGCCGCGACGCTTCGACTTTTAGTCGGGCACAGCGCCAAAGCGCACGGCGGGATGTGCAAATGGTGTTCCAGGATCCGATGAGTTCGCTCAACCCGCGCATGACGGTTCGCGAGATCCTGCTTGAGCCGCTTGAGTCGCTCGGCTACGAGGGCGACTTTGACGCGCGCATCGCGGAACTGATGCGCACTGTGGGACTGGATGCGACCCACATTGACCGTTTCCCAGGCCACTTCTCGGGCGGTCAGCGCCAACGCATCGGTTTGGCTCGCGCCTTGGCCACAAACCCGCGGGTCATCGTGCTCGACGAACCGGTTTCAGCCCTCGACGTCTCTATCCAGGCAGGTGTGATCAACCTGCTGGAATCCCTCAAGCGCGAGTTGGGCTTGTCGTACCTCTTTGTCGCCCACGATTTGTCGGTGGTGCGCCACCTGTCGGACCGCGTGGCAGTGATGTACAAGGGCGATTTCGTGGAGTTTGGTGATGCAGACGAGATCTTCGACAATCCTCAGCACCCTTACACCAAAGCGTTGTTGTCGGCGATCCCGATTCCTGATCCGAAGGTTGAGCGTACGAGAAAGCGCACTGTGTTCAACGTTTAA
- a CDS encoding ABC transporter ATP-binding protein, with amino-acid sequence MAKTVVSARGLGYHHATRKTPAFTGVDFDVAAGERVLITGDSGSGKSTLVSVIAGLAADGEDGRRLGTIEVDGSVGMVMQDPEAQTILTRVGDDVAFGAENLGVPRDEIWQRVREALDAVGLDVPLEHNTSKLSGGQKQRLALAGVIAMGASIIVLDEPTANLDPQGRADIIGAVDQVCRRTGASLIVVEHRPKPWAGIVDAFYRLDSEGLHLVSVMDLPGAPELPPARKVPVGTQLAVRTSELELVWGPSRSVKVPEGFSTVITGANGTGKTTLALALAGLTKTKRGQVEYSQAVRQGLAGAPLTWKSKQLAQRIGYVFQDPEHQFVTSTVEAEMELSGAPKERVDSLLQRLRLDHLRRANPFTLSGGEKRRLSVATALVNAPRLLFLDEPTFGQDDRTFVELVGLIRELTDDGVTVVSITHDEAFIASLGDHQEVLG; translated from the coding sequence GTGGCTAAAACTGTCGTTTCCGCCCGCGGGCTGGGCTACCACCACGCCACACGCAAAACCCCGGCCTTCACAGGTGTGGATTTCGATGTGGCGGCGGGAGAGCGCGTACTCATCACGGGTGACTCCGGTTCCGGAAAATCCACCCTTGTCTCCGTCATAGCGGGGTTGGCCGCAGATGGAGAAGATGGCCGCCGCCTCGGCACGATCGAGGTCGACGGAAGCGTCGGCATGGTCATGCAGGACCCGGAGGCGCAGACGATTCTTACTCGCGTCGGTGATGACGTTGCCTTCGGGGCGGAAAACCTCGGTGTGCCCCGTGATGAAATTTGGCAGCGTGTGCGTGAAGCGCTCGACGCCGTCGGCTTGGACGTGCCTTTAGAGCACAACACCTCCAAGCTTTCCGGCGGGCAGAAGCAGCGCCTTGCTTTAGCTGGGGTAATTGCGATGGGCGCGTCGATCATCGTGTTGGATGAGCCGACGGCGAACCTGGACCCTCAAGGCCGCGCCGACATCATTGGTGCAGTGGATCAGGTCTGCCGCCGCACGGGGGCGAGTTTGATCGTGGTGGAGCACCGCCCGAAGCCCTGGGCCGGCATCGTGGATGCGTTCTACCGCCTCGACTCTGAGGGCCTTCACCTCGTTTCTGTCATGGATCTGCCGGGTGCGCCCGAGTTGCCGCCCGCGCGGAAGGTTCCGGTGGGCACGCAGTTGGCGGTGCGCACGAGTGAGCTGGAATTGGTGTGGGGGCCGTCGAGAAGCGTGAAGGTGCCGGAGGGCTTTTCTACCGTCATCACGGGCGCTAACGGCACGGGTAAAACGACGCTCGCGCTCGCGCTGGCGGGTCTGACTAAGACCAAGCGAGGGCAGGTCGAGTATTCGCAGGCCGTGCGCCAGGGGCTGGCAGGCGCGCCGCTGACGTGGAAGTCGAAGCAGCTCGCGCAGCGCATCGGCTACGTCTTCCAAGACCCGGAGCACCAATTTGTCACCAGCACTGTTGAAGCGGAGATGGAATTATCTGGGGCGCCGAAAGAACGCGTTGACTCGTTGCTTCAGCGACTCAGGCTGGATCATTTGCGCCGCGCCAACCCCTTCACCCTCTCCGGCGGGGAAAAGAGGCGTTTGTCTGTGGCGACAGCGCTGGTCAACGCACCGCGCCTGCTGTTTCTCGACGAGCCCACCTTCGGGCAAGACGACCGCACCTTCGTGGAGTTGGTCGGGCTGATCCGTGAGCTTACCGACGACGGAGTTACCGTGGTGTCCATCACCCACGACGAAGCCTTCATTGCATCACTCGGTGACCACCAGGAGGTGCTGGGATGA
- a CDS encoding ABC transporter permease: protein MTLHSETGSQAYGVATNEAQPSASTPRGTSKMTIYRRRFMRNRMAVVGLIIFALLVLLALTGKIFSPWAFDEPDFLNLSTPPSAQHWFGTTDSGHDLFTQAVHGLGRSLSIAVPASLLISILSALLGAGAALYGGWMEKAVLAVIHFMLAVPTFLMIALLVAGSGGDWKVLTVVLVLFGWMYPARVIWSLALSVRENDYVRAARFMGVSRPRTLVRHIIPNVASLLIIQFMMGLVSTIMSETALSFLGLGVKLPDVSLGTLLQVGTTTLGTAPWQFYVPALILTLLTTSMAFIADGLRDALDPNSNSGGKA, encoded by the coding sequence ATGACGCTGCACTCGGAGACAGGCAGCCAAGCCTACGGTGTGGCCACCAATGAAGCGCAGCCCTCGGCCTCCACGCCGCGGGGCACAAGCAAAATGACCATCTACCGGCGCCGCTTCATGCGCAACCGGATGGCCGTGGTCGGGCTAATCATCTTCGCTTTGCTGGTTCTTCTGGCGCTGACCGGTAAAATTTTTAGCCCCTGGGCCTTCGACGAGCCGGACTTTCTCAACCTTTCCACCCCGCCCTCGGCACAGCACTGGTTTGGCACCACCGACTCCGGCCACGACTTGTTCACCCAGGCTGTTCACGGACTGGGCCGCTCGCTGAGCATCGCGGTCCCTGCCTCACTTTTAATCTCCATCCTTTCTGCACTGCTAGGTGCGGGAGCCGCGCTGTACGGCGGGTGGATGGAAAAGGCGGTGTTGGCCGTGATCCACTTCATGCTGGCAGTTCCCACCTTCCTCATGATCGCCCTGCTCGTTGCGGGCTCAGGCGGCGACTGGAAGGTGCTCACAGTCGTGCTCGTTTTGTTCGGCTGGATGTATCCAGCCCGCGTGATCTGGTCACTCGCCCTGTCGGTGCGCGAAAACGACTATGTGCGCGCCGCCCGCTTCATGGGTGTCTCGCGCCCCCGCACGCTTGTGCGCCACATCATCCCGAACGTCGCCTCGCTGTTGATCATCCAGTTCATGATGGGGCTGGTGTCCACCATCATGTCAGAAACAGCCCTGTCCTTCCTCGGCTTGGGCGTGAAGCTTCCCGACGTCTCCCTAGGCACCCTTTTGCAGGTAGGCACCACCACCTTGGGCACAGCACCCTGGCAGTTCTACGTGCCCGCCCTGATCCTGACGCTTCTGACCACCTCAATGGCTTTCATCGCCGACGGCTTGCGCGATGCACTGGATCCAAACTCGAATTCCGGAGGTAAAGCATGA
- a CDS encoding IS3 family transposase (programmed frameshift), which translates to MPRKTYTEQFKRDAVTLYESTPGATINAIASDLGVNRNSLRTWLDAFGTGTKTNANGEKVASPIAAANSERTPAQGLSDAERIRMLERENATLREEREILRKAAKYFAEGDELVNRFQFVDDHRDFYEVKRLCEVLKINRSSYYKWKSAAPARRRRLVADAALGARIKAVFTAENGCYGAKRITAAINSDPTSDDRLNHKRTARLMRQMELFGYTKKRRVKTTVSAKRAPTFPDLLARRFTAEKPNTVYVGDITYLPIADGSNMYLATVIDCYSRQLTGFAIAVHMRTELVEEALMMAYGIRGGLDGAIFHSDHGSVYTSDRYRRLCERLGVTQSMGAIGTSADNSLAESFNATLKREVLQDAPVFASQLVCRRDVFQWCSRYNTKRLHSRCGYRSPNAFESSETAILKTASD; encoded by the exons ATGCCACGCAAGACCTACACCGAGCAGTTTAAGCGTGACGCAGTGACGTTGTACGAGTCGACCCCTGGAGCCACGATCAACGCGATCGCCTCCGATCTCGGGGTCAACCGCAACTCCCTGCGCACCTGGCTCGACGCCTTCGGCACCGGCACCAAAACCAACGCCAACGGTGAAAAAGTCGCCAGCCCGATCGCCGCAGCCAACAGCGAACGTACTCCTGCTCAAGGACTCTCCGATGCCGAACGCATCCGCATGCTGGAACGCGAAAACGCCACGCTACGGGAAGAACGAGAGATCCTGCGCAAGGCGGCCAAATATTTCGCGGAAG GAGACGAACTGGTGAACCGCTTTCAGTTCGTTGATGACCACCGAGACTTCTACGAGGTCAAGCGGTTATGTGAGGTCCTGAAGATCAACCGGTCCTCCTACTACAAGTGGAAATCTGCTGCTCCTGCCCGCCGGCGACGCCTCGTCGCTGACGCGGCGCTGGGAGCGAGGATCAAGGCCGTGTTCACAGCTGAGAACGGCTGTTACGGGGCGAAACGCATCACAGCGGCCATCAACTCGGATCCGACCAGCGATGATCGCCTCAATCACAAGCGCACCGCCAGGCTGATGCGCCAGATGGAATTGTTCGGCTACACCAAGAAACGCCGCGTAAAGACCACGGTGTCTGCGAAACGCGCTCCGACGTTTCCGGATCTGCTCGCACGCCGTTTCACCGCGGAGAAACCAAACACGGTCTACGTCGGCGATATCACCTACCTCCCGATTGCAGATGGGTCGAATATGTACCTGGCGACGGTCATCGACTGCTACTCGCGGCAGTTGACCGGTTTCGCGATCGCCGTCCACATGCGTACGGAGTTAGTTGAAGAGGCTTTGATGATGGCTTACGGGATCCGTGGCGGGCTTGACGGAGCGATTTTCCACTCCGATCATGGCAGTGTATACACCTCTGATCGGTACCGAAGACTATGTGAACGTCTCGGTGTTACCCAATCGATGGGAGCAATTGGTACCAGCGCGGATAATTCTCTGGCGGAGTCGTTCAACGCCACGTTGAAACGGGAAGTCCTTCAAGATGCACCTGTTTTCGCCAGTCAGCTGGTGTGTCGCCGGGACGTGTTCCAATGGTGCAGTCGCTACAACACCAAACGCCTGCACTCGAGGTGCGGCTATCGTTCGCCGAACGCCTTTGAATCTTCCGAAACAGCTATACTCAAAACCGCATCTGATTAA
- a CDS encoding ABC transporter permease, whose translation MFRYLLRKLLSWTLIIFLATNLTFFLASFFLDPRSNYAGRRPPLSAEEIDNLLLSLNLSPNIPVVERWWTWLTGIITRWDWGLSPLGDSVNEQISFRIWVSAQLTLVATLMSIVIGVAIGVYTASRQYKRADRAWQAVSIITMNTHVVVASIAVVWLGLKINEWTGKRVFYVTGSASPNPGNPVAYLVDSAQHLVLPTVSLLIISYAGYHFLQRTLLLDNLNADYVRTARAKGLTKSQAVRKHALRTSLIPVATSVAFSVPGIFTGAVMTEKIFAWQGMGQYFLQTISRNDVHGTVAVAAFGAAMTAISAILADLFVVALDPRVRVS comes from the coding sequence ATGTTTCGATACCTGTTGCGAAAGTTACTTAGCTGGACGCTAATTATCTTCTTGGCCACCAACCTGACGTTCTTTTTGGCCAGCTTCTTCCTTGACCCCCGCTCCAACTACGCCGGGCGGCGCCCTCCCCTGTCGGCGGAGGAAATCGACAACCTCCTTCTGTCCCTCAACTTGAGCCCGAACATCCCGGTGGTGGAGCGCTGGTGGACATGGCTCACGGGCATCATCACCCGATGGGATTGGGGCCTGTCACCTTTAGGTGACTCCGTCAACGAGCAGATCTCGTTTCGCATCTGGGTCTCCGCGCAGCTCACACTCGTGGCAACGCTGATGTCCATCGTCATCGGTGTGGCCATCGGCGTCTACACGGCTTCACGCCAATATAAGCGCGCTGACCGCGCGTGGCAGGCGGTGTCCATCATCACGATGAACACCCACGTCGTCGTCGCCTCGATCGCAGTGGTCTGGCTGGGCCTAAAAATCAACGAATGGACGGGAAAGCGAGTCTTTTACGTCACCGGCTCGGCCTCCCCCAACCCAGGTAACCCCGTCGCCTATTTGGTCGATTCGGCGCAGCACCTAGTCCTGCCCACCGTCTCTTTGTTGATCATCTCCTACGCCGGATACCACTTCCTCCAACGCACACTGCTTTTGGACAACCTCAACGCGGACTACGTGCGCACCGCCCGCGCGAAAGGCCTGACTAAGTCCCAGGCCGTGCGCAAACACGCGCTGCGCACCTCGCTGATCCCGGTGGCGACATCAGTGGCTTTCTCCGTTCCCGGTATCTTCACCGGCGCGGTGATGACTGAGAAAATCTTCGCCTGGCAAGGCATGGGCCAGTATTTCCTGCAGACCATCTCACGCAACGACGTCCACGGCACCGTCGCCGTCGCCGCTTTCGGCGCGGCGATGACCGCTATCTCCGCGATTTTGGCGGACTTATTCGTCGTCGCTCTCGACCCGCGCGTGCGCGTGAGCTAA
- a CDS encoding ECF transporter S component — MTNATPTRTSQWRVIDIVTAAVLGVAVGLIFWGWNTIGYAGFSALDALTPGFGGLFAGIWFLGGPLGALIIRKPGAAIFVEVIAASVSTLIGSQWGIETLYSGLAQGLGAEIVFMLFVYSRFTPVVAALSGVGSALGAFIVELFTAENLAKTLEYNLIYLGCMSISGIVLAGLLSYWLVKALAQTGALDRFAAGRGLNPGKWTRSFNQMRF; from the coding sequence ATGACCAACGCAACACCGACCCGCACTTCGCAGTGGAGGGTTATTGACATTGTCACCGCGGCTGTTCTCGGTGTCGCCGTCGGATTGATCTTTTGGGGGTGGAACACCATAGGCTACGCCGGGTTCAGCGCCCTTGATGCGCTCACCCCGGGCTTTGGTGGCCTATTCGCCGGCATTTGGTTCCTCGGTGGCCCGTTGGGTGCGCTTATTATCCGCAAGCCGGGCGCCGCCATCTTCGTCGAGGTTATCGCCGCCAGCGTCTCCACACTGATCGGCAGCCAGTGGGGCATTGAGACGTTGTATTCCGGTTTGGCTCAGGGGCTGGGAGCAGAAATCGTCTTTATGCTTTTTGTCTACTCGCGTTTCACCCCCGTGGTCGCCGCCCTCTCCGGCGTCGGCTCTGCACTAGGTGCGTTCATTGTGGAGCTGTTTACCGCCGAAAACCTGGCAAAGACTCTGGAGTATAACCTCATCTACTTGGGGTGCATGTCAATTTCCGGCATTGTGCTTGCCGGCCTGCTCAGCTACTGGCTGGTCAAGGCTTTGGCCCAAACTGGTGCCTTGGACCGTTTCGCGGCGGGGCGGGGTCTGAACCCCGGAAAGTGGACACGGAGTTTTAATCAGATGCGGTTTTGA
- a CDS encoding ABC transporter family substrate-binding protein produces the protein MKHRLRTAALVGISALSLTLASCANDGSSDASSNAGSQANSSDAKNSQASGGLEVKPAGDYNPLERDQIQDGGELTLATTEMAEQQNIFHANMNRYTRDVWTKYNPQLSLFDGDGTWHPNPAYLTEVSDEEVDGKTQVTYTIHPDATYNDGTPIDWKAFENTWKFNNGTMEGVQVNSTDGYELIESVEMGDDDKTAVVTFKQGYPWWQGLFGELVPPQIQDADTFMNAYIKQVHPEWGAGPMKVENFDPNGGTVTFVRNEKWWGEPAKLDKITLRAMEDQASLNAFRAGEIDATGIGSRDRYNTAKEMGDAVDLRAALRPSTFLMTINSTAPGLEDKKVREAIMRGIDREQLAAIRFQGLDYTEDLPGSFTLFQTQDGYQDSFGSVIQYDQEKSKALFEEAGYTMGDDGIYAKDGQSLSVRYVTLGDSPMVQATTSAIQAMLKQVGVDVKIEERPSSDFSKVTANRDFDLFMSGFSSSDPFGVAYFGQIYSSDSELNKSGTGSPEMDAKIEQLQQIADPDEQIKRANELEKEALQEFGIMPYANGPDMVATKKGLANFGAMSFGVVPLENIGWAK, from the coding sequence ATGAAACACCGTCTCAGGACCGCCGCCCTGGTTGGTATCTCCGCCTTGTCTTTGACCCTTGCCTCCTGCGCCAACGACGGCAGCTCCGATGCAAGCTCGAACGCAGGGTCGCAGGCAAACTCCAGCGACGCCAAAAACTCACAGGCAAGCGGCGGTCTCGAGGTCAAACCAGCCGGTGACTACAACCCACTGGAGCGCGATCAGATCCAAGACGGCGGCGAGCTGACCCTGGCCACCACCGAGATGGCCGAGCAGCAAAACATCTTCCACGCCAACATGAACCGCTACACGCGCGACGTGTGGACGAAGTACAATCCGCAGCTTTCGCTTTTCGACGGCGACGGAACCTGGCACCCCAACCCCGCCTACCTCACTGAGGTATCGGACGAAGAAGTCGACGGCAAAACCCAGGTGACCTACACCATCCACCCGGACGCCACCTACAACGACGGCACCCCCATCGACTGGAAGGCCTTCGAGAACACCTGGAAGTTCAACAACGGCACCATGGAAGGCGTCCAGGTCAACTCCACCGACGGCTACGAGCTAATCGAGTCTGTGGAAATGGGCGACGACGACAAAACCGCTGTAGTCACTTTCAAGCAGGGCTACCCCTGGTGGCAGGGATTGTTCGGCGAGCTGGTTCCGCCGCAAATCCAAGACGCTGACACCTTCATGAACGCCTACATCAAGCAAGTCCACCCCGAGTGGGGCGCCGGCCCGATGAAGGTTGAAAACTTCGACCCGAACGGCGGCACCGTCACTTTCGTGCGCAACGAAAAGTGGTGGGGTGAGCCAGCCAAGCTGGACAAGATCACGCTGCGCGCCATGGAGGACCAAGCCTCGCTCAACGCCTTCCGCGCCGGCGAGATCGACGCAACCGGCATCGGCTCCCGCGACCGCTACAACACCGCCAAGGAGATGGGTGACGCCGTAGATCTGCGCGCCGCCTTGCGCCCCTCGACCTTCCTCATGACCATCAACTCCACCGCCCCCGGGTTGGAGGACAAGAAGGTTCGCGAGGCGATCATGCGCGGCATCGACCGCGAGCAGCTCGCCGCGATCCGCTTCCAGGGCCTCGACTACACCGAGGACCTGCCCGGTTCCTTCACCCTGTTCCAGACCCAGGACGGCTACCAGGACAGCTTCGGCTCCGTGATCCAGTACGACCAGGAAAAGTCGAAGGCCCTCTTTGAGGAAGCTGGCTACACCATGGGCGATGACGGCATCTACGCCAAGGACGGCCAGTCACTGTCGGTGCGCTACGTCACCCTCGGTGACTCGCCGATGGTTCAGGCGACCACCTCAGCGATCCAGGCAATGCTCAAGCAGGTCGGCGTGGACGTCAAAATTGAGGAGCGCCCGTCCTCCGACTTCTCGAAGGTCACGGCCAACCGCGACTTCGACCTGTTCATGAGCGGCTTCTCCAGCTCCGACCCGTTCGGCGTGGCCTACTTCGGCCAGATCTACTCCTCCGACTCCGAACTAAACAAGTCCGGCACCGGCAGCCCGGAGATGGATGCAAAGATTGAGCAGTTGCAGCAGATCGCGGATCCGGACGAGCAGATCAAGCGCGCAAATGAATTGGAGAAGGAAGCTCTCCAGGAGTTCGGCATCATGCCGTACGCCAACGGCCCGGACATGGTGGCTACCAAGAAGGGTCTGGCCAATTTCGGCGCCATGTCCTTCGGCGTTGTGCCGCTAGAAAACATCGGCTGGGCGAAGTAA
- a CDS encoding energy-coupling factor transporter transmembrane component T family protein → MSSVNPVTRILGLALFTTPLMVTLDWVSATVAIALTVLAAPVCGVSWVRLLRRAWPLMLVAPISGIPMALYGQSGGDVYVNWGLVEVSELSLSLAFAVVLRVLAVALPVVVLSAEVDPTDLGDGLSQVLKLPERFVIGTVAAFRMLTLLRSDLEAMRRSRRARGIADTGRVRYWFSLAFGLLVMSLRRAGKLATAMEARGFGRYRGRSHARISRLHRIDFAVMVVCAAGAAASLGIAWYTGYFRPLWSVR, encoded by the coding sequence ATGAGCTCGGTTAACCCGGTGACGAGGATTCTTGGTTTGGCGTTGTTCACCACGCCGCTGATGGTCACGTTGGACTGGGTTTCGGCTACCGTCGCGATTGCACTTACCGTGCTGGCAGCGCCCGTGTGTGGGGTGAGCTGGGTGCGCCTGTTGCGCCGCGCCTGGCCACTTATGTTGGTCGCGCCGATCTCGGGGATCCCCATGGCTCTCTACGGCCAAAGCGGCGGTGACGTCTACGTGAACTGGGGGCTGGTGGAGGTCTCTGAGCTCTCGCTCAGCCTCGCCTTCGCCGTGGTGTTGCGCGTGCTTGCGGTGGCGCTTCCCGTCGTGGTGCTTTCGGCGGAGGTGGATCCAACAGATCTCGGTGACGGGCTTTCGCAGGTGCTGAAGCTTCCCGAACGATTCGTTATCGGCACCGTGGCTGCCTTCCGCATGCTCACGTTGCTTCGCAGTGACTTGGAAGCGATGCGCCGCTCCCGCCGCGCCCGCGGGATTGCCGATACTGGTCGGGTCCGTTACTGGTTTTCGCTTGCCTTCGGGTTGTTGGTAATGAGTCTGCGACGCGCCGGAAAACTCGCTACCGCCATGGAGGCGCGTGGTTTCGGCCGCTACCGCGGGCGCAGTCACGCCCGCATCTCCCGTTTGCACCGCATTGATTTCGCCGTCATGGTGGTTTGCGCTGCGGGTGCTGCGGCCTCGCTCGGCATCGCGTGGTACACCGGCTATTTCCGGCCGTTGTGGAGCGTGCGCTAG
- a CDS encoding DUF402 domain-containing protein — MSPDLHPVKQETFDTTSNINTDPKGFLREVDTFKITDFGLYMARGANHEKFGYLESWLLPELGLRANIFHFREGVEVAQDFYFDVADIDVEGDVWRTRDLYVDLVSLTGSPIDVLDIDELAAATSAGLISAEEAEKAIDVTLNAVEGITRHDDDAMEWLRTLGIELTWAKEVELTPVG; from the coding sequence ATGAGCCCTGATCTGCACCCGGTGAAGCAGGAGACTTTTGACACAACGTCGAACATCAACACCGACCCCAAGGGATTCCTGCGCGAAGTCGACACGTTCAAAATCACCGACTTCGGCCTTTACATGGCGCGCGGGGCAAATCACGAGAAGTTTGGCTACCTGGAGAGTTGGTTGCTACCCGAGCTGGGCCTTCGCGCCAACATCTTCCACTTTCGCGAGGGTGTCGAGGTGGCCCAAGACTTCTACTTCGATGTCGCTGACATCGACGTCGAAGGCGACGTGTGGCGCACCCGCGATCTCTACGTCGATCTCGTCTCTTTGACCGGCTCTCCCATCGACGTCCTCGATATCGACGAACTGGCCGCCGCCACGTCCGCCGGATTGATCAGCGCAGAGGAGGCCGAAAAGGCCATTGACGTGACCCTCAACGCCGTTGAGGGCATCACCCGCCATGACGATGACGCGATGGAGTGGCTGCGCACCCTAGGCATCGAACTTACTTGGGCGAAGGAAGTGGAGCTTACCCCCGTCGGTTAA